Proteins encoded by one window of Hyla sarda isolate aHylSar1 chromosome 13, aHylSar1.hap1, whole genome shotgun sequence:
- the MYADML2 gene encoding myeloid-associated differentiation marker-like protein 2, with protein MDNSGGPYLNVKALWSKVGIVRLFQLLFGCTTFSLVLHRAGFSAAYGTFCVFVWSFCFAVTVLIVVCDLTRLQSCLQNLSWGNFTAAFAMLASLMTLTAGVIYPLYFVNLNCSPDCITRNHRLAVSVCAGLLFLAYSLEVFLTRARPGMPCSYMATAAGLLKVVQAFVACIIFGALATESQYKKYVATQWCVAVYSFCFVVTVLVIVLNITGRAVTLRCPFERFVVIYTVVAILMYISASVIWPVFCFDTKYGSPTRPTRCSWGRCPWDSQLVVTIFTHVNLLLYIADLVYTQRLRFVTQR; from the coding sequence ATGGATAACTCTGGAGGACCCTATCTGAACGTGAAGGCTCTGTGGTCGAAAGTGGGGATTGTACGCTTGTTCCAGCTTCTCTTTGGTTGTACCACTTTCAGCCTGGTTCTCCACAGAGCTGGGTTCAGCGCCGCCTATGGAACCTTCTGCGTCTTTGTTTGGAGCTTCTGTTTTGCTGTCACTGTACTTATAGTTGTGTGCGACCTGACTCGACTGCAGTCTTGCCTACAAAACCTGTCCTGGGGAAACTTCACGGCAGCCTTTGCAATGCTGGCATCCCTTATGACCCTCACCGCTGGTGTCATCTACCCCCTGTACTTCGTGAACTTGAACTGTTCACCGGACTGCATTACAAGGAACCACCGGTTGGCTGTCAGCGTCTGTGCGGGGCTTTTGTTCCTGGCCTATTCTTTGGAGGTGTTCCTGACACGTGCCAGGCCTGGGATGCCTTGTAGCTACATGGCAACAGCCGCCGGGCTGCTGAAGGTTGTCCAAGCCTTTGTTGCATGTATTATATTTGGAGCTCTGGCAACAGAAAGCCAATATAAGAAATATGTGGCCACTCAGTGGTGTGTGGCTGTGTACAGCTTCTGCTTTGTGGTGACCGTGCTGGTGATAGTGCTGAACATCACCGGACGGGCAGTCACCTTACGTTGCCCCTTTGAACGTTTTGTGGTCATCTACACAGTGGTGGCAATATTAATGTATATAAGCGCTTCTGTCATCTGGCCTGTATTTTGTTTCGATACAAAATATGGTTCACCCACAAGACCAACGCGTTGCTCATGGGGACGATGCCCATGGGACAGTCAACTGGTTGTCACCATTTTTACTCATGTCAACCTGTTGCTTTACATTGCAGACTTGGTGTACACTCAGAGACTGCGATTTGTGACTCAACGATAA
- the LOC130297556 gene encoding nicotinamide N-methyltransferase-like: MSNFTGKEEYQKLFSPKAYLNAYYRMGEGSLGDDYLQFVLKQLAKTFHSGKVKGDTLIDIGTGPTIYQLLSACEVFKNIIVSDFTDKNREEFNLWLKNQPGAFDWSPVVKHVCQLEGGRISYQEKEERLRECIKQVLKCDVLITNPLDPVTIPAVDCLLSCLCLEGACQDLESYVTALKNITHLLKVGGYLVLAGVLGNNFYMVGEERFSGLCLNEAFLREAITGAGYVIENFELFMINETSGEGGADLSGHYVIVARKERKV, encoded by the exons ATGTCTAACTTCACAGGAAAAGAGGAATACCAGAAATTATTCAGCCCTAAGGCATATCTGAACGCCTATTATAGAATGGGTGAAGGGTCTTTGGGAGACGACTATCTACAATTTGTACTCAAGCAGCTAGCAAAAACATTTCATTCAG GTAAAGTTAAAGGTGACACATTGATTGACATTGGGACGGGGCCCACTATATACCAGCTACTATCAGCCTGTGAAGTCTTCAAAAACATCATTGTCTCTGATTTTACTGACAAAAACAGAGAGGAATTTAATCTATGGCTTAAGAATCAGCCTGGAGCATTTGACTGGAGCCCTGTGGTGAAACATGTATGCCAACTGGAAGGTGGCAG GATATCTTACCAAGAAAAGGAAGAACGGCTGAGAGAATGCATAAAACAAGTCCTGAAGTGTGATGTTCTGATTACAAATCCCCTAGATCCGGTTACTATTCCCGCAGTGGATTGCCTCCTGAGTTGCCTGTGTCTGGAGGGAGCATGTCAAGATCTAGAATCCTATGTCACTGCATTAAAAAATATTACCCATTTATTAAAAGTAGGTGGTTATTTGGTGCTCGCGGGTGTTTTGGGAAACAATTTCTACATGGTAGGCGAAGAAAGGTTTTCTGGCCTGTGCCTCAATGAAGCCTTTCTGAGAGAAGCCATAACTGGGGCTGGATACGTTATTGAAAACTTTGAGCTCTTTATGATAAATGAAACCTCTGGAGAAGGCGGTGCAGATTTATCAGGTCATTATGTTATCGTTGCTAGGAAAGAAAGAAAGGTGTGA